A region from the Candidatus Limnocylindrales bacterium genome encodes:
- a CDS encoding NADH-quinone oxidoreductase subunit N, protein MDLSNVESLRYHWPELILGGGSILILLLEVTTRLRERLGEIALLIAALALFAVGYTAGSDQGYLFNKMVVLDGFALFFKIVLGLAAIGAIWMSTGSRELQGEHPGEYYSILLASTLGMYYMASSTNLLMAYLALEFVSLTSYILAGFLRHKPRGSEASLKYLIYGGVSSGAMVYGLSLIYGLTGSLDFIEVGRSLGTLIQTPGNGAIIFIALVLSLVGFGYKIAMVPFHQWSPDVYEGAPLPITAFLAVGSKAAGLALLIRFFYPGLSHAGGDGTWVPIAGVDWPSLMVVAAMVTMTVGNLTALRQDNVKRLLAYSSIAHAGYLLMGFVALSDTGLRAMLFYTVVYYLMNLGAFAVLMTVMNGSGGREDMGAFRGLAWRGGALPAAAMLIFCFSLAGLPPFAGFVGKMYLFAAVVEKQMWLLALVAAANSVVGLYYYARIVKAMYLEAPVDGDPVIVMDASNAVLVGMMVLGTIIFGLYWTPVVSFADRSLVFFGS, encoded by the coding sequence TCGCGCTGCTGATCGCGGCGCTGGCACTGTTCGCCGTCGGCTACACGGCGGGCTCCGATCAGGGGTATCTGTTCAACAAGATGGTCGTCCTCGACGGCTTCGCGTTGTTCTTCAAGATCGTGCTCGGCCTGGCCGCCATCGGCGCGATCTGGATGTCGACCGGCTCGCGCGAGCTCCAGGGCGAGCACCCCGGGGAGTACTATTCGATCCTGCTGGCCAGCACCCTCGGCATGTACTACATGGCCTCGAGCACGAACCTCCTGATGGCGTATCTCGCCCTCGAGTTCGTCAGCCTGACCTCCTACATCCTGGCTGGCTTCCTGCGGCACAAGCCGCGCGGCTCGGAGGCCTCCCTCAAGTATCTGATCTACGGCGGCGTCTCCTCGGGCGCGATGGTCTACGGCCTGAGCCTCATCTACGGCCTGACCGGCTCGCTCGACTTCATCGAGGTTGGCCGCAGCCTCGGCACGCTCATCCAGACGCCCGGCAACGGCGCCATCATCTTCATCGCGCTGGTGCTGTCGCTGGTCGGCTTCGGCTACAAGATCGCGATGGTGCCGTTCCATCAGTGGAGCCCGGACGTCTACGAGGGCGCGCCGCTTCCGATCACGGCGTTTCTCGCCGTCGGCTCCAAGGCCGCGGGGCTGGCGCTGCTGATCCGCTTCTTCTACCCAGGCCTCAGCCATGCCGGCGGCGACGGAACCTGGGTGCCGATTGCCGGCGTCGACTGGCCCTCGCTCATGGTCGTGGCGGCGATGGTGACGATGACCGTCGGCAACCTGACGGCGCTTCGTCAGGACAACGTCAAGCGGCTGCTCGCGTACTCCTCCATCGCGCACGCCGGCTACCTGCTGATGGGCTTCGTCGCGCTCTCGGACACCGGGCTGCGCGCGATGCTGTTCTACACGGTCGTCTACTACCTCATGAACCTCGGTGCTTTCGCCGTGCTGATGACGGTGATGAACGGCTCAGGCGGTCGTGAGGACATGGGCGCATTTCGAGGGCTTGCGTGGCGCGGCGGCGCGCTGCCGGCGGCGGCGATGCTGATCTTCTGCTTCTCGCTGGCCGGGTTGCCGCCGTTCGCAGGGTTCGTCGGGAAGATGTACCTGTTCGCGGCGGTCGTCGAGAAGCAGATGTGGCTGCTGGCACTGGTGGCGGCGGCCAACAGCGTGGTCGGGCTCTACTATTACGCGCGCATCGTCAAGGCTATGTATCTGGAGGCGCCGGTCGATGGCGACCCGGTGATCGTCATGGATGCGAGCAATGCGGTGCTGGTGGGCATGATGGTGCTCGGCACCATCATCTTCGGGCTGTACTGGACGCCGGTGGTATCGTTCGCGGACCGCTCGCTCGTCTTTTTCGGCAGCTGA
- a CDS encoding NF038122 family metalloprotease gives MSESRRRWRAQTMAAVLCFTAICRVGHASQALEVPCATAQSPDPLPLAVSAAELAAARRVVPRETGFDIVVTAGAALSANAAAMAAFERAVQQWEALFTDPISVNINANLANLQSANTIGTTAAVKLQTAYDGMRNALVGDAADESDDSIVASLPTSAQFGYLMPSGFTRANVFGTKANLKALGFAGLDGSFGASDGTITLNSQFSFDYDNSNGVSAGTLDFETVVAHEIGHLLGFSSCVDTIDNLVESGSSGAAVDIGTLDLLRFRRAAPDNPATAAQFTTFPRSMTYGTDDITDDIDGEARMSTGAFHGDGRQASHWKDDSLTGSHIGLMDPTLGSGQVFTITASDVRALDLIGYETAPCGDGNVDAGEDCDDGNRQDGDCCSSGCFYESAGAACASDGNVCTDDTCDGAGSCTHAANAASCEDGIFCNGPDVCSGGICTHAGDPCSGGGECNDICNEAASNCQEPAGTPCASDGNVCTADVCGSGSCTHVAAAGPCDDGLFCNGTDACSGGACSVHSGDPCTTGGECSAACNEDANACGDSNGAACSDDGNPCTSDVCSGNVCTHPPTSAACDDGVFCNGADSCSGGTCTVHSGDPCVGGGECANVCSESADACSAPASTPCTDDGDVCTIDACDGDGSCSHVFDGSLDPACDACPPSPEAGCRVSSRASLVIGNSDIDGADSLSWKWLAGQATTQEELGAPDSDTVYRLCVYVGDGVAASLAAELAVDHPTGWTSKSPKGWSYMEQTGSQSGVSGIRLGAGPDGRAKQQWKARGEQTVLPEPVDEQRYFHPSAVVVVQARHSLGQCWTSAFAAAAMKLNLPPKVKASSELCGDHTAIGLEQCDGSDDEACPGECDADCSCLP, from the coding sequence ATGTCCGAATCACGGCGTCGATGGCGCGCGCAGACGATGGCGGCGGTCCTGTGCTTCACCGCGATCTGCCGTGTGGGGCATGCGTCGCAGGCCCTCGAGGTTCCTTGCGCGACCGCGCAAAGTCCTGATCCGTTGCCGCTGGCGGTCAGCGCCGCCGAGCTCGCCGCCGCTCGGCGCGTGGTACCGCGCGAAACCGGCTTCGACATCGTCGTCACGGCGGGAGCCGCGCTTTCCGCCAACGCGGCGGCGATGGCGGCGTTCGAGCGCGCGGTGCAGCAATGGGAGGCGCTCTTTACCGATCCCATCAGCGTCAACATCAACGCCAACCTCGCCAATCTCCAGAGCGCGAACACGATTGGCACGACCGCCGCCGTCAAGCTGCAGACCGCATACGACGGCATGCGCAACGCTCTTGTCGGCGACGCAGCCGACGAGTCCGACGATTCCATCGTGGCGTCGCTGCCCACGTCGGCGCAGTTCGGCTACCTGATGCCCAGCGGCTTCACGCGCGCGAACGTATTCGGGACCAAGGCCAACCTGAAGGCCCTCGGCTTCGCCGGGCTGGACGGCAGCTTCGGCGCCAGCGACGGCACCATCACGCTCAACAGCCAGTTCTCGTTCGACTACGACAATTCCAACGGCGTCAGCGCCGGCACGCTCGACTTCGAGACCGTGGTCGCGCACGAGATCGGGCATCTGCTCGGCTTCTCCTCTTGCGTCGACACCATCGACAATCTTGTCGAGAGCGGGAGCAGCGGTGCGGCGGTCGATATCGGAACGCTCGATCTCCTGCGGTTCCGCCGGGCCGCGCCGGACAATCCGGCCACGGCGGCGCAATTCACCACTTTTCCTCGCAGCATGACCTACGGGACCGACGACATCACCGACGACATCGACGGCGAAGCCCGCATGTCCACCGGCGCCTTTCACGGCGACGGCCGTCAGGCGAGCCACTGGAAGGACGACTCGCTGACCGGCTCGCACATCGGCCTGATGGATCCGACGCTGGGCAGCGGGCAGGTGTTCACCATCACCGCCAGCGACGTGCGCGCGCTCGATCTCATTGGCTACGAGACGGCTCCCTGTGGCGACGGCAATGTCGATGCGGGCGAGGACTGCGACGACGGCAACCGGCAGGACGGTGACTGCTGCTCGTCGGGCTGCTTCTACGAGAGCGCCGGCGCCGCCTGCGCCAGCGACGGCAACGTCTGCACGGACGATACCTGCGACGGCGCCGGGAGTTGCACGCACGCCGCCAACGCCGCCTCGTGCGAGGACGGCATCTTCTGCAACGGTCCCGACGTCTGCAGCGGCGGCATATGCACGCACGCCGGCGATCCGTGCAGCGGCGGCGGCGAGTGCAACGACATCTGCAACGAGGCCGCCTCCAACTGCCAAGAGCCCGCCGGCACACCATGCGCCAGCGACGGTAACGTCTGCACGGCCGACGTCTGCGGGTCCGGCTCGTGCACTCATGTCGCCGCTGCGGGTCCGTGCGATGACGGGCTCTTCTGCAACGGCACCGACGCCTGCAGCGGCGGAGCCTGCTCGGTGCACAGCGGCGACCCCTGCACGACCGGCGGCGAGTGCTCGGCGGCCTGCAACGAGGACGCCAATGCCTGCGGCGACAGCAATGGGGCCGCCTGCAGTGATGACGGCAACCCGTGCACCAGCGACGTGTGCAGCGGCAATGTGTGCACGCATCCGCCGACCTCCGCGGCGTGCGACGACGGCGTCTTCTGCAATGGCGCCGACTCGTGCAGCGGCGGCACCTGCACCGTGCATTCCGGCGATCCGTGCGTGGGGGGCGGCGAATGCGCCAACGTCTGCAGCGAGAGCGCCGACGCCTGCAGCGCGCCGGCCTCGACTCCATGCACCGACGACGGCGACGTCTGCACCATCGACGCCTGCGACGGCGACGGCTCGTGCTCGCACGTCTTCGACGGCAGTCTCGATCCCGCCTGCGACGCCTGTCCGCCCTCGCCCGAAGCCGGATGCCGCGTCAGCAGCCGCGCAAGCCTCGTCATCGGCAATAGCGACATCGACGGCGCCGACTCGCTGTCGTGGAAGTGGCTGGCCGGCCAGGCGACGACGCAAGAGGAGCTCGGGGCCCCCGATTCCGACACGGTCTACCGGCTGTGCGTCTACGTCGGCGACGGCGTTGCCGCGTCGCTCGCGGCCGAGCTGGCCGTCGACCATCCCACCGGATGGACGAGCAAGTCGCCCAAGGGCTGGAGCTACATGGAACAGACCGGAAGCCAGTCCGGTGTGAGCGGCATCAGGCTGGGCGCCGGTCCGGATGGCCGCGCCAAGCAGCAGTGGAAGGCGCGCGGCGAGCAGACCGTGCTTCCCGAGCCGGTCGACGAACAGCGGTATTTCCACCCGTCCGCAGTGGTCGTCGTGCAGGCGAGACACAGCCTGGGCCAGTGCTGGACGAGCGCGTTCGCGGCCGCCGCCATGAAGCTGAACCTGCCGCCCAAGGTCAAGGCTTCTTCAGAGCTGTGCGGCGACCACACCGCGATCGGTCTGGAGCAGTGTGACGGCAGCGACGACGAGGCCTGCCCTGGGGAATGCGACGCCGACTGCTCCTGCCTGCCCTGA
- a CDS encoding response regulator — protein MRADRTPIVILIADDDEEDRMLTQEALEERRLANELRFVPDGEELMDYLKRRGKYAEPWTSPRPGLILLDLNMPKMDGRECLAAIKADEDLRNIPVFVLTTSQVEEDVHQTYELGGSSFISKPVTFEAFLELVSTVTGYGIEIVAVD, from the coding sequence GTGAGGGCTGATCGCACACCCATCGTCATCCTCATCGCCGACGACGACGAGGAAGACCGCATGCTGACGCAGGAGGCACTCGAGGAGCGTCGCCTGGCCAATGAGCTGCGTTTCGTCCCCGACGGCGAGGAGCTGATGGACTACCTCAAGCGCCGGGGCAAATACGCCGAGCCATGGACGTCGCCGCGGCCGGGGCTGATCCTGCTGGACCTGAACATGCCGAAGATGGATGGCCGCGAGTGCCTGGCCGCCATCAAGGCGGATGAAGACCTCCGCAACATCCCCGTCTTCGTCCTGACCACGTCGCAGGTGGAGGAAGACGTCCATCAAACCTACGAGCTCGGCGGCAGCTCGTTCATCTCCAAGCCCGTGACCTTCGAGGCATTCCTGGAGCTCGTCTCCACGGTGACTGGCTACGGGATCGAGATCGTCGCCGTCGACTAG
- a CDS encoding CoA transferase — protein MKVTLPGPALKENAMLEGVRVVEMGVWVAGPAAGGIMADWGAEVIKIEPPSGDPMRAFFQLAIGSEVPHNPPFDLDNRGKKSVVLDLRSDAGRQAALRIIATADVFVTNMRPAALARLGLSHHELLTRFPRLVYASITGFGLEGREADRAGYDIGAFWARSGIADLFRTSDQPPLALRGGFGDHVTGISAVAGILAALLERGRSGRGQLVETSLLRAGMYCIGWDLGIQLVYEKLRRTLPRHESDNPMVNCYRAGDGSWFWLIGLEGDRHFPVLCKAIDHPALAADPRYATPKDRRINRRQLIAELDAIFAQRTRAQWAESFDREEVWWVPVQTPAEAVADPQVLSNGGIVEVEGRQGAAAQKAVNTPVSFRAPHSAALPSSPMPRRAVPALGEHTVEVLRDAGMAEAEIEALTKRA, from the coding sequence GTGAAGGTGACGTTGCCGGGACCCGCGCTCAAGGAGAACGCGATGCTCGAAGGCGTTCGAGTCGTGGAAATGGGTGTCTGGGTGGCCGGTCCAGCCGCCGGCGGGATCATGGCGGATTGGGGCGCCGAGGTCATCAAGATCGAGCCGCCCTCGGGCGACCCCATGCGGGCCTTCTTCCAGCTCGCCATCGGCAGCGAGGTGCCCCACAACCCGCCTTTCGACCTCGACAACCGCGGCAAGAAGAGCGTCGTGCTCGATCTTCGCAGCGACGCCGGGCGCCAGGCGGCCCTGCGCATCATCGCGACGGCCGACGTGTTCGTGACGAACATGCGTCCGGCCGCGCTGGCCAGGCTCGGCCTGTCCCATCACGAGCTGCTGACGCGGTTTCCGCGCCTGGTCTACGCCAGCATCACCGGCTTCGGTCTGGAGGGAAGGGAGGCCGACCGTGCCGGCTACGATATCGGCGCGTTCTGGGCTCGCTCCGGCATCGCCGATCTTTTTCGCACCTCCGATCAGCCGCCGCTGGCGCTGCGTGGCGGCTTCGGCGACCACGTCACGGGCATCTCGGCGGTGGCGGGCATCCTGGCTGCGCTGCTCGAGCGCGGCCGCAGCGGACGGGGCCAGCTGGTGGAGACCTCGCTGCTGCGCGCCGGTATGTACTGCATAGGCTGGGACCTCGGCATCCAGCTCGTCTACGAGAAGCTGCGCAGGACGCTGCCCCGCCACGAAAGCGACAACCCGATGGTCAACTGCTACCGGGCCGGCGACGGTTCCTGGTTCTGGCTGATCGGTCTGGAGGGCGACCGCCATTTCCCGGTGCTGTGCAAGGCCATCGACCATCCCGCGCTGGCCGCCGACCCGCGCTACGCCACGCCGAAGGACCGCCGCATCAACCGCCGCCAGCTCATCGCCGAGCTCGACGCGATCTTCGCGCAGCGAACTCGCGCGCAGTGGGCGGAAAGCTTCGACCGCGAGGAGGTCTGGTGGGTGCCGGTACAGACGCCGGCCGAGGCCGTGGCGGATCCGCAGGTGCTGAGCAATGGCGGGATCGTCGAGGTGGAAGGCCGCCAAGGTGCGGCGGCGCAAAAAGCGGTGAACACGCCCGTGAGCTTTCGCGCGCCGCACTCGGCAGCGCTGCCCTCTTCGCCCATGCCTCGCCGCGCGGTGCCCGCGCTGGGCGAGCACACGGTCGAAGTGCTGCGCGATGCGGGCATGGCCGAGGCGGAGATCGAGGCGCTTACGAAACGGGCCTGA
- the nagB gene encoding glucosamine-6-phosphate deaminase codes for MRVVIEPSYERMSKVAAGMVADLVREKPDCVLGLATGSTPLGLYAELVRLSHEGLDFSRVTTFNLDEYYGLPQHDERSYHHFMETHLFSRLAQRPAWTHIPDGLAEDPGAFCDRYEESIREAGGIDLQILGIGRDGHIGFNEPGSSLGSRTRLKTLAAETVQDNARFFGSVEQVPEFAITMGVGTIFEARHCVLLASGAHKAHVVAQAIEGPVTSWVTASALQLHRDAAVVIDEEAAGELERIEYYKHVERKRAELVAQNKPRVAAAIAG; via the coding sequence ATGCGAGTGGTCATCGAGCCCAGCTACGAGCGCATGAGCAAGGTCGCGGCCGGCATGGTCGCCGATCTGGTACGCGAGAAGCCCGATTGTGTGCTCGGCCTGGCGACCGGGTCCACGCCGCTCGGCCTGTATGCCGAGCTCGTGCGGCTCAGCCATGAGGGCCTCGATTTCTCGCGCGTGACCACGTTCAACCTCGACGAGTACTACGGGCTGCCGCAACACGACGAGCGCAGCTACCACCACTTCATGGAGACGCATCTGTTCTCGCGGCTCGCGCAGCGGCCGGCGTGGACGCACATCCCCGATGGGCTCGCCGAAGACCCGGGCGCGTTCTGCGACCGGTACGAAGAGAGCATCCGCGAGGCCGGCGGCATCGACCTCCAGATCCTCGGCATCGGGCGCGACGGACACATCGGTTTCAACGAGCCGGGGTCGTCGCTGGGAAGCCGCACGCGGCTGAAGACGCTGGCGGCCGAGACCGTCCAGGACAACGCGCGCTTCTTCGGTTCGGTCGAGCAGGTGCCCGAGTTCGCCATCACCATGGGCGTCGGAACGATCTTCGAGGCGCGCCACTGCGTGCTGCTGGCCAGCGGCGCGCACAAGGCGCACGTGGTGGCGCAGGCGATCGAGGGGCCGGTGACGTCGTGGGTGACGGCGTCGGCGCTGCAGCTTCATCGCGATGCCGCCGTCGTCATCGACGAGGAAGCGGCCGGCGAGCTCGAGCGCATCGAGTACTACAAGCACGTGGAACGAAAGCGCGCCGAGCTGGTCGCGCAGAACAAACCTCGCGTCGCGGCCGCCATTGCGGGTTGA
- a CDS encoding PIG-L family deacetylase, translated as MNRGSTHKLPHEHRVLAVHAHPDDVEFQCAGTLAILRGLGCPIVIATMTAGDGGSVELSPQEISQVRRAEARASAQLLGAEYACLELCDLRIDVTDDARRRVTELVRRARPDIILTAPPVDYMSDHEMTSRLVREAAFNASVRNFATLAPQPAPILAHVPHLYYVDSLEGVDIFGHPVLPDFYIDVSATFETKKAMLACHASQRQWLAAQHGIDEYLDSMERWSRRRGEEIGVEHAEAFRQHRGHAYPRSNLLLRLVAAVQEQPTKEVRP; from the coding sequence ATGAACCGCGGGTCCACCCACAAGCTGCCGCACGAGCATCGCGTGCTGGCCGTGCACGCGCACCCGGACGACGTCGAGTTCCAGTGCGCCGGCACGCTGGCGATCCTGAGAGGGCTGGGCTGCCCGATCGTCATCGCCACGATGACGGCGGGAGACGGCGGATCGGTCGAGCTGTCGCCGCAGGAGATCTCGCAGGTGCGGCGCGCCGAAGCGCGGGCGTCGGCGCAGCTGCTGGGCGCGGAATACGCCTGCCTGGAGCTGTGCGATCTGCGCATCGACGTCACCGACGACGCACGCCGCCGCGTCACCGAGCTCGTGCGCCGCGCAAGGCCGGACATCATCCTGACGGCGCCGCCCGTCGACTACATGTCCGATCACGAGATGACCAGCCGCCTGGTGCGCGAGGCGGCCTTCAACGCGTCGGTCAGGAATTTTGCGACGCTGGCGCCGCAGCCGGCGCCGATCCTCGCTCACGTGCCGCATCTCTACTATGTCGACTCGCTCGAAGGCGTCGACATCTTCGGCCACCCGGTCCTGCCCGACTTCTACATCGACGTGAGCGCGACGTTCGAGACCAAGAAAGCCATGCTGGCGTGCCATGCCAGCCAGCGACAGTGGCTCGCGGCCCAGCACGGCATCGACGAGTACCTGGATTCGATGGAACGCTGGAGCCGCCGTCGCGGCGAGGAGATCGGCGTGGAACATGCGGAAGCGTTTCGCCAGCACCGCGGGCACGCGTATCCGCGCAGCAACCTGCTGCTGAGGCTCGTGGCCGCGGTGCAGGAGCAGCCGACGAAGGAGGTTCGCCCATGA
- a CDS encoding peptidylprolyl isomerase, producing the protein MANPTATFETSLGTFKAELYLDKMPVTAENFLKLAESGFYDGLHFHRVIDGFMLQFGCPHSKDPNSSRCGTGGPPHGTIADEFPPDFKASNEPGTLSMANTGRPNTGGSQFFINTVHNAYLDWFSPGPSKHPVFGKVTEGMDVVRKIEKVRTGPNDRPVQPVKMIKVTVQR; encoded by the coding sequence ATGGCCAATCCAACCGCGACGTTCGAAACCTCCCTGGGCACGTTCAAGGCCGAGCTGTATCTGGACAAGATGCCGGTGACCGCCGAGAACTTCCTGAAGCTGGCCGAGTCGGGCTTCTACGACGGCCTGCACTTCCACCGCGTCATCGACGGATTCATGCTGCAGTTCGGCTGTCCGCACAGCAAGGACCCCAACAGCTCGCGCTGCGGCACCGGCGGGCCGCCGCACGGCACCATCGCCGACGAATTTCCGCCGGACTTCAAGGCCTCCAACGAGCCGGGCACGCTCTCGATGGCCAACACCGGACGGCCCAACACCGGCGGCTCGCAGTTCTTCATCAACACGGTGCACAACGCCTACCTCGACTGGTTCTCGCCCGGCCCGTCCAAGCATCCGGTCTTCGGCAAGGTCACCGAAGGGATGGACGTCGTGCGCAAGATCGAGAAGGTTCGCACGGGGCCCAACGACCGGCCGGTGCAGCCGGTCAAAATGATCAAGGTCACGGTGCAGCGCTGA
- a CDS encoding alpha/beta hydrolase: MIEDVRNAVVRATLSLPRPVLALLAGPPVVIDGQTLDIQLQVLLQMMAKARQPLLQDLPLDVGRRLFIQSAAVLAGDVPVMSRVERRDIDGPHGSIPLHIYVPRVGRSPHPVVVYYHGGGWVIGGPDSHEQVARRIAEQAEAIVVFVDYRLAPENKFPCAAEEALAAFRWIAANAAGFGGDPSRIAVAGDSAGGNLAAVVALETTRAGERAPDFQLLIYPVTDVSRDSRSYELFADGFYLTRSLMHWFRDHYLPDSSCGGDPRVSPLHAPDLSGLPPAFVMTAGFDVLRDEGRAYAERLAEAGVRVEYRNHASMIHGFASMAGGVIAEATAAMEDATGALRKALHGAR, encoded by the coding sequence GTGATCGAAGATGTTCGCAACGCCGTCGTGCGTGCCACCTTGAGCCTGCCTCGACCGGTCCTGGCGCTGCTGGCCGGGCCTCCGGTGGTGATCGACGGACAGACGCTCGACATTCAGCTGCAGGTGCTGCTGCAGATGATGGCCAAGGCCCGGCAGCCGCTGCTGCAGGATCTTCCGCTGGACGTCGGCCGCCGCCTCTTCATCCAGTCGGCGGCCGTGCTTGCCGGAGACGTGCCGGTGATGTCGCGCGTAGAGCGGCGCGACATCGACGGGCCGCACGGCTCGATCCCTCTGCACATCTACGTTCCGCGCGTCGGGCGCTCGCCGCATCCGGTCGTCGTCTACTATCACGGGGGCGGCTGGGTGATCGGCGGGCCCGACAGCCACGAGCAGGTTGCGCGCCGCATCGCCGAACAGGCCGAGGCCATCGTCGTGTTCGTCGACTACCGCCTGGCGCCCGAGAACAAGTTCCCGTGCGCGGCCGAGGAAGCGCTGGCCGCGTTTCGATGGATCGCCGCCAATGCCGCCGGCTTCGGCGGCGATCCCTCGCGCATCGCCGTGGCCGGAGACAGCGCGGGCGGCAATCTTGCGGCCGTGGTCGCGCTGGAGACGACTCGCGCGGGCGAGCGCGCGCCCGACTTCCAGCTCCTCATCTACCCGGTCACCGACGTCAGCCGCGATTCTCGCTCCTACGAGCTGTTCGCTGACGGCTTCTATCTGACGCGTTCGCTGATGCACTGGTTCCGCGACCACTACCTGCCCGACTCCAGCTGCGGCGGCGATCCGCGCGTCTCGCCGCTTCACGCTCCCGATCTGTCGGGGCTGCCGCCGGCGTTCGTCATGACGGCCGGCTTCGACGTGCTGCGCGACGAGGGCAGGGCCTACGCCGAACGCCTTGCCGAAGCGGGCGTGCGCGTCGAGTACCGCAACCATGCGTCGATGATCCACGGCTTCGCGTCGATGGCCGGCGGCGTGATCGCCGAGGCGACCGCGGCCATGGAAGATGCCACCGGCGCGCTGCGCAAGGCGCTGCACGGGGCCCGCTGA
- a CDS encoding acyl-CoA dehydrogenase family protein — protein sequence MNDLERFRGDAASWLAAHCPPSLIGRETTPFDGCWGGRRYDWQADEKRWVEAMVEKRWIAPAWPIEYGGGGLTEDHARIIRQEMARLKIPPPLAGFGLTMIGPALLAFGTEEQKREHLPPIVRGEIRWCQGYSEPGAGSDLASLRTSAVRDGDELVINGQKCWTSYADLSDWMFLLVRTDPAAKKQQGISFVLLDMTTPGVTVRPTLLISGKSPFCETFFEDVRVPLSSVVGGWNQGWTVGKAVLEFERSTHGEVFSTVGTAEENPLVQAARRHAGSDSRGRIGDAVLREQIAQSEMDRRCFELTIARLHAGLASGEKPGAESSLLKYYASEFNMRRQHLMTAIAGPAALGWEGEGFDEDELEVTRDWLRSRGNSIEGGTSEIQLGVIAKRMLGLPD from the coding sequence ATGAACGATCTCGAACGCTTCCGCGGCGATGCCGCCTCCTGGCTCGCCGCCCATTGTCCGCCTTCGCTCATCGGCCGGGAGACCACGCCCTTCGACGGCTGCTGGGGCGGGCGCCGGTACGACTGGCAAGCCGACGAGAAGCGCTGGGTCGAGGCGATGGTGGAGAAGAGGTGGATCGCCCCTGCCTGGCCGATCGAGTACGGCGGCGGCGGTCTGACCGAGGACCACGCGCGCATCATCCGCCAGGAGATGGCACGGCTGAAGATCCCGCCGCCTCTTGCCGGCTTCGGTCTGACGATGATCGGACCGGCGTTGCTCGCGTTCGGCACCGAGGAGCAGAAGCGAGAGCACCTGCCGCCGATCGTGCGCGGCGAGATCCGCTGGTGTCAGGGGTACAGCGAGCCCGGCGCCGGCTCCGATCTGGCCTCGCTCCGCACCTCGGCGGTGCGCGACGGCGACGAGCTCGTCATCAACGGCCAGAAATGCTGGACATCCTATGCGGACCTGTCGGACTGGATGTTCCTCCTCGTTCGCACCGATCCGGCGGCGAAGAAGCAGCAGGGCATTTCGTTCGTTCTCCTCGACATGACCACGCCCGGGGTGACGGTGCGGCCGACGCTGCTGATCAGCGGCAAGTCGCCGTTCTGCGAAACGTTCTTCGAGGACGTGCGGGTGCCGCTTTCGAGCGTCGTCGGCGGCTGGAACCAGGGCTGGACGGTCGGAAAGGCCGTGCTCGAGTTCGAGCGGTCGACGCACGGCGAAGTCTTCAGCACCGTCGGCACCGCCGAGGAGAATCCTCTCGTCCAGGCCGCGCGGCGCCATGCCGGCAGCGACTCGCGAGGACGCATCGGCGATGCCGTGCTGCGCGAGCAGATCGCGCAGAGCGAGATGGACCGGCGCTGCTTCGAGCTGACCATCGCGCGCCTGCATGCCGGCCTGGCATCCGGCGAGAAGCCGGGCGCCGAGAGCTCGCTGCTCAAGTACTACGCTTCGGAGTTCAACATGCGCCGCCAGCATCTGATGACGGCCATCGCCGGCCCCGCCGCTCTCGGCTGGGAAGGCGAAGGCTTCGACGAGGACGAGCTGGAAGTTACGCGCGACTGGCTGCGCTCGCGCGGAAACTCGATCGAAGGCGGCACCAGCGAGATTCAGCTCGGCGTCATCGCCAAGCGCATGCTCGGACTGCCGGACTGA